In Arcobacter sp. CECT 8983, the DNA window CTATTTTATTTATCATTGTTGCAAATGAAAAAATACAGTATAAAACTGGAATAAAAAATATCATTGTAAGAAATATTGTCATTAACATTGAAGATATAAATTGATTTGGAATATATCTTTTAAAATATATATTTAATGAGTTTGTTGCAACAGCCAAAAGAAGTGCAACAATCATAGGTTTTAAAAAAGGAGAAAATAGCTCAAACATGAAAAATAGAGTTACTATTGTAAGAGCAATTAAGAAATACTGTGGTTTCAAAAAAGTGTTCCTTCGTCATTTAGTTTTTGTGCATCGGGATGAGTTAATCTAAATAGCTCATAAGTTTTTACACTTGCTACTCTTCCCCTTGCAGTTCTTTCAATATATCCATTTGCTAATAAATAAGGTTCAATAGCATCTTCTATTGTTCCTTCATCTTCACTAAGAGCTGCTGCCATAGTAGAAAGTCCCATAGGTTTACCTTTATTTGAAACTAGAAGTTCAAGTAAGTTTATATCCATCTCATCAAAACCAGAATCATTTACACCTAATTCATCTAAGGCATATTTACATCTTTCTATTTTAATCGTATTTTCATTTTCTACTTCAGCAAAGTCTCTAACTCTTCTTAAAAGTCTTAGTGCAACCCTAGGAGTTCCTCTACTTCTTTTAGAAACTTCTAATGCGGCATCATCATCACATAATTTATCAAGTTTAAATGCAGCTTTTTGAATAATTTTTGCTAGCTCTTCAAAAGTATAGAACTGCATTCTAAAGTGCATTCCAAATCTTTCTCTTAAAGGATTTGAAAGCATACCTGCCCTTGTTGTTGCTCCAATTAAAGTAAACCTTGGAAGATCAATTTTTACAGTTTGCGCAGCAGGTCCAGAACCTATAATAATATCAAGTCTATAATCTTCCATTGCAGGATATAAAATCTCTTCAACAGCTGGACTTAACCTATGGATTTCATCAATAAATAAAATATCTCCTTCTTCAAGGTTTGTTAAAATTGCTGCTAAGTCTCCACTTTTTTCAATCATTGGTCCAGCAGTTACTTTGATATTTGTATTCATCTCATTTGAGATAAGATATGAAATAGTAGTTTTACCAAGCCCTGGAGGTCCATAAAAAAGAATATGGTCTAAGGCTTCATTTCTTTTTTTACTAGCTTCTATAAAAACCTTTAAATTCTTTTTTATCTTTTCTTGACCTATATAATCATCCCAAGACGAAGGTCTAAGATTAACTTCTGTACTTTCATCTTCAAAAGATACTTGTTCTACTTCTACAACTCTTTCCATTCTTAGTATTCTTCCTCTTTTGATGGAAATGCTCTTGATTGAACATCTTCTCTATAATTATTAACCGCTTCTTTTACTAAAGTAGCTCCATTTAAATAGTGTCTTACAAATTTAGGTTTAAACTCTTCAAAAAAACCTAACATATCTGACCATACAAGAACTTGTCCATCTGTTACATTTCCTGCTCCAATACCTATGATTGGAATCTTAACAGCTTCAGTTATTTTTTTTGCAGCACTTGATAATACACCTTCAAGTACAATACAAAATGCACCTGCTTCTTCAATAGCTTTTGCATCACGAATAAGTTGTTGTGTATCTTCTTCTGTTTTACCTCTTACTTTATAGCCACCTTCACTTCTTACATATTGAGGCATAAGTCCAATATGACCCATAACAGCAATAGAGTTTGTTGTAAGATGTTTTATAATGTGGGCTTTATCTTCTCCACCTTCAATCTTTATAGCAGCTGCGTTAGTTTGTTGATATACTTTTACAGCATTTGTTAAGGCTTCATCTTTATTTATATAAGTTCCAAAAGGCATATCTAAAACTACAAAAGTATTAGGTGCGCCAGTACAAACAGCAGTAGTATGATATATCATTTGATCAAGTGTTGCTGAAAGAGTATCAGGTTTCCCTGCAAAACTCATGTTAAGACTATCTCCAACTAATATAATATCAGCAATTTCTTCAAAAAGCTTGGCAAAAAGTGCATCATATGCAGTAATCATTGTTAAGTTTTTATTGTTTTTAGCTTTTTTTATTTTTGTTATATTCATTTTTTCAAAATCGTTTTTAATTATACTCATAACATTCCCTAATAATATATAATAATTAAAGAATATTGTATCAAAAATATCCTTTTTATTTTTGTTTCTTATCCACTCATACCCTTGCAAGATAAATTTTGATAAAATAAAATTTAATGAATTAATATTTTAGGATTTTATTTTGAAAAAATTAGTAGGTTATATTACATCTTCAGTTCCTGATAATAATTTTTCTGTTGACTTGGCTTTAAGTATGAAAGAAGCTGGTGTTGATACATTAGAATTAGGTGTTCCTTTTTCAGACCCTGTTGCAGATGGTCCAGTTATTGAAAAAGCCAATCAAATTGCATTAGCAAATAATTTTAGTTTAAATGATTTATTTGAAGTTTCTTCAAAAATAGCACCAAATATGGATATGTTATGGATGGGATATATGAATCCTTTTTATAATTATGGATTAGAAAACTTCTTAAAAAAAGCAGATGAGTTTGGTGTAAATGGAATGATTGTTCCAGATTTACCATTTGAAGAGTCACAATTAGTTAAACCTTTATTTGATAAATATAATAAAGCAAATATAGCATTTGTAGCTCCTACTCACCATGAAAATAGAATTAAGCAAGTGGTACAAAATGCGCAAAAATTTATTTATATGGTTGCATATGCAGGAATAACAGGAAGTGGTCAAAGTGAAGATTTGACTTATATTATTGAAACTGTTAAAAAGTATTCTAACACACCTTTATATATAGGTTTTGGAGTTGATGAAAAAACTTGTAAAGAAAAATCAAAGGGTGTAGATGGAGTTATTGTTGGAAGTGCATTTGTAAAACATTTAATTGATACTTCATTGTCAAATAGCGAAAAAATTGATAGAATAACAAAAATCGCAAAAGAAATAAAAGAGAAGATAAACGAATAGATAGATTATGCATATTTTAGAACGGGACGTAGAGTTTGTAGAAGAGCAAAGAGAATGCTCATATTTTGATAATGAAATATCTGATATAAGATACAGATATATAAGTAGCTGTAAAAAAGAAGATTATCAAAATATGTTAGAACATGGATGGCGTAGATTTGGCAAGATGCATTTTGTACCAGAATGTAGAGCTTGTACAAAATGTATTTCTATGCGTATTGATGTAAAAAACTATAAATTCTCTCGTTCAGAAAAAAGAGTATTTAAAAAGAATCTTGATACAAAAGTTTATATTCAACCCCCATCGCTTACTTTAGATCATTTAAAACTTTATGATAAATATCATTATCATATGAATAAAAAGAAAAACTGGAATTATTCTCCTATAGAACCAGCAGAATATGATAGATCTTATGTGCAAGGGAAAGATGATTTTACAAAAGAGTTTTTATACGTAAGAGATGATAAATTAATTGGAGTTGCTTTAGTTGATATTTTACCAAAGGCTATCTCTTCTATTTATTGTTTTTATGACCATGATTACCAAGACTTATCTATAGGAAAATTTTCCATTTTAGCTCAAATTAAAATAGCAAAAGAGTTAAATATTCCATATATTTATTTAGGATATTGGATAAAAGATCATTTTTCAATGGGCTACAAAGATGCATATAAGCCTTTTGAAATTTTAACTAATAGAGCAAGCCTTGAAGAAGAGGCTATTTGGGAAGAGTACAAATCGTAACCAAAATATGATATAATTTCCTCAACATAAATAAAGTGAGAAAATATGAAAAAAATTATATTAATATCTCTTTTTTTACTTTCAACAATTTTTGCAGAAACAATTGATGAAGATACAAAATATAGTGCAGATTGTTTGATTTTAGAAGATGAAAACTCTATAGTTTGTAAATATATTCATGAACGTTCAGAGGAAGACAAAGAGATTCAAGTTCAATGGATTGACCCTGATGGTGAAATTTCAAGGGATAGAGTTTTACTTATTCCTGCAGGACATGGATCAATTTATGATTTTAGATATATTGCAGGAAGACTTCCTGGAATATGGCAGTTTAAAGTTATAGATAATAAAAGAGAGACAATAACTACTTTCGAAATTAAGTAATAGTTAGATTAACTAACTATTACTTTTGCTACATTATACGCTATAAATGACAGTACCCAAGCTGTTAAGGTTGTGAAAATAAACAGATAAACAAGATACTTCCATCCTCCTGCTTCTTTTGCAAATACCATTGAGGCTGCTAAACAAGGCAAATAAATCATTACAAATACGATAAATGAAACTGCTGAAACAAAAGGAATATTTGTTTTAACTTTATTAATAAGGGTATCGCTTTCTTCTGTATTTTCTTCCCCTAATCCATATAAAATACCTAAAGTTGATACAACAATCTCTTTTGCTGCAAGTCCTGTTTCAAGTGCAACAGTCATTCTCCAATCAAAACCAAGTGGTTCAAATAAAGGTTGAGAAA includes these proteins:
- the trpA gene encoding tryptophan synthase subunit alpha, which produces MKKLVGYITSSVPDNNFSVDLALSMKEAGVDTLELGVPFSDPVADGPVIEKANQIALANNFSLNDLFEVSSKIAPNMDMLWMGYMNPFYNYGLENFLKKADEFGVNGMIVPDLPFEESQLVKPLFDKYNKANIAFVAPTHHENRIKQVVQNAQKFIYMVAYAGITGSGQSEDLTYIIETVKKYSNTPLYIGFGVDEKTCKEKSKGVDGVIVGSAFVKHLIDTSLSNSEKIDRITKIAKEIKEKINE
- the ruvB gene encoding Holliday junction branch migration DNA helicase RuvB; this translates as MERVVEVEQVSFEDESTEVNLRPSSWDDYIGQEKIKKNLKVFIEASKKRNEALDHILFYGPPGLGKTTISYLISNEMNTNIKVTAGPMIEKSGDLAAILTNLEEGDILFIDEIHRLSPAVEEILYPAMEDYRLDIIIGSGPAAQTVKIDLPRFTLIGATTRAGMLSNPLRERFGMHFRMQFYTFEELAKIIQKAAFKLDKLCDDDAALEVSKRSRGTPRVALRLLRRVRDFAEVENENTIKIERCKYALDELGVNDSGFDEMDINLLELLVSNKGKPMGLSTMAAALSEDEGTIEDAIEPYLLANGYIERTARGRVASVKTYELFRLTHPDAQKLNDEGTLF
- the panB gene encoding 3-methyl-2-oxobutanoate hydroxymethyltransferase; translated protein: MSIIKNDFEKMNITKIKKAKNNKNLTMITAYDALFAKLFEEIADIILVGDSLNMSFAGKPDTLSATLDQMIYHTTAVCTGAPNTFVVLDMPFGTYINKDEALTNAVKVYQQTNAAAIKIEGGEDKAHIIKHLTTNSIAVMGHIGLMPQYVRSEGGYKVRGKTEEDTQQLIRDAKAIEEAGAFCIVLEGVLSSAAKKITEAVKIPIIGIGAGNVTDGQVLVWSDMLGFFEEFKPKFVRHYLNGATLVKEAVNNYREDVQSRAFPSKEEEY
- a CDS encoding arginyltransferase — its product is MHILERDVEFVEEQRECSYFDNEISDIRYRYISSCKKEDYQNMLEHGWRRFGKMHFVPECRACTKCISMRIDVKNYKFSRSEKRVFKKNLDTKVYIQPPSLTLDHLKLYDKYHYHMNKKKNWNYSPIEPAEYDRSYVQGKDDFTKEFLYVRDDKLIGVALVDILPKAISSIYCFYDHDYQDLSIGKFSILAQIKIAKELNIPYIYLGYWIKDHFSMGYKDAYKPFEILTNRASLEEEAIWEEYKS